ATATGGATGTTCCGAGTGCTTTTCTTTCTCCAGGTTATGAGCACTTCCTTTTGAGGGTAAAAGGCGAGAGTATGATAGAAGAGCATATCTGTGATGGGGACCTCGTTCTTGTGAGGAGGCAGAGCTGGGCTCAAAATGGAGATATCGTAGCCGCGATGGTGGAAGGAGAGGTTACTCTGAAGAAGTTCTTCCAGAAGGGTGAAATGGTCGAACTGAGACCGGCCAACAGGGAAATGACTTCTATGTGCTTTCAGGCGGAGAAGGTGAGGATCCTCGGGAAAGTGGTTGGGGTGTTCAGAAAGCTGTAAGGGGGGGGATAGGACGTGTTTCCTTACAAGATCATGGATGGAGTTGTGATACTTATGCCGAACAAGGAACTGAACATAGAAAACGCTCACCTCTTCAAAAAATGGGTGTTCGATGAGTTTCTGAACAAGGGGTACAACAAGATCCTTCTCATGCTGTCTGACGTGGAGAGTATAGACAGCTTCAGCCTCGGAGTTATTGTGAATATTCTGAAGAGCGTGAACAGTATGGGAGGGTTTTTCGCCCTGATATCCCCCAATGAGAAGGTGGAAAGGGTGCTCTCGATAACAAACCTCGATCGGATCGTGAAGATATACGACACAATATCGGAAGCTATGGAGGAGGTGCTGAGGAAGTGAAAATAGCAATCGCATCCGATCACGCTGCGTTCGAACTAAAAGAGAAAGTGAAAAACTACCTCCAGAACAAAAGCATCGAGGTGTTGGATCACGGAACACATTCTGAAGAATCCGTCGACTACCCGGATTACGCTAAAAAAGTCGTGTGCTCTGTCCTGTCGAACGAGGTGGACTATGGGATACTGCTTTGTGGTACAGGACTCGGTATGTCGATAGCGGCAAATAGGTACAGGGGCATAAGGGCAGCCCTCTGTCTCTTTCCAGAAATGGCAAAGCTGGCGAGATCACACAACAACGCAAACGTGCTCGTTCTTCCGGGGAGACTCATCGGGCCGGAACTCGCTTTTTGGATAGTCGACACTTTTCTTTCAACGCCCTTCGATGGTGGAAGGCACGAAAGGAGAATAAGAAAGATCGATGAGGTTTAGGGAACTGGTCTTTCCATTGAGAATGAAAGAAGAGGAACTGCTGGAAAGATTTTATCAGGAAGAATTCTTCTGCTTCGTGATAGAAGAAGACAAGAGAGGAAACAGACTGCTCAAAGTGTATCTTCAGGAATGGGAAACTCTTCCTTCTTTTTTGAGCAATTGGAAACCTTTAAACGAGAAGGTAACCACACCAAAGGACTGGACAGTTGAGCTGGAACCCTTCGAGATTGTGGAAGGTGTGGTGATAGATCCCACGGAGAAGATGGTGAGAAGGGATAAAATCGTGGTAAAACTCTCTCCAGGAATCGCCTTCGGAACGGGTCTTCATCCCACCACCCAGATGAGCGTGTTCTTTTTGAAGAGATACCTGAGAGAAAACAGTAGAGTCCTCGATGTTGGCTGTGGGACTGGAATCCTTGCCATCATTTCAAAAAAGCTCGGTGCATCCTTTGTAATGGCGGTGGATGTGGACGAGCAAGCGGTCGAGATAGCGAAGGAAAACGCTTGGAAAAACAATGTAGACATGATCGTGAAGAGGTCCGATCTTCTTATCGAAGTCGAGGGTGTTTTTGATCTCGTTGTCTCCAACATTCTTGCGGAGATCCACCTGAAACTCCTCGAAGACGTGAACAGAGTCACGCACGAGGAATCCGTTTTAATCCTTTCCGGTATTGTGGATACAAAGGAAGATATTGTCAGGGAAAAAGCCCGGGAAAAGGGATGGAGCCTTTTAGAAAGGAAGCAGGAAAGAGAATGGGTGACCCTCGTGATGAAAAGATCGTAGAATGGCAGCTGGGCAGAAAAATCACAAACATGAGACGAGTAGCTTTTCGGTGCCCTCACGGATACCCGGTCGTCATAGAGAGCTTCCCTATCAAAGATGGAAAGCCCTTTCCTACACTCTACTGGCTCACCTGTCCCCATCTGAAAAAGGAAGTCTCGAAACTCGAAGCCCAGGGTTATATAAAGAAGTTCGAGGAAAAGTTAGAAAGGGAAAGGGAACTCCAGCAAAGGATGAAGAAAGCGCACATTGAGATCATAAAAAAAAGAGCAGAGCTTCTACCGAAAGATCATCCTTTCCATGAACTTCTTATAAAGGTGGGAAGTGGGGGTATCAGGAACTTTACCAAGTTGAAATGTCTTCACCTTCATCTCGCAGACTACTTGGCAGGGGTGAACAATCCCATAGGAGAAATGGTATGGAACCTCGTGGAAAGGAAATTTTGCGAAGAGATTCTCTGCAAGTCGGGGGAGGCGAGAAAATGAAGATCATAGAGACCGTAGAAGAAATGAAAAGATTCTCTGAAGAGATGAGAGAGAGAAAAAAGACAATCGGCTTTGTTCCCACCATGGGATACCTCCACGAAGGACATCTGTCACTTGTAAAACGAGCAAGGGCGGAAAACGACGTGGTCGTGGTGAGCATCTTTGTAAATCCTACCCAGTTCGGGCCCAGCGAAGATTACGAGAGGTATCCAAGGGATTTCGAGAGAGACAGAAGACTCCTCGAAAAAGAGAACGTGGACTGTGTTTTTCACCCGTCTGTGGAAGAGATGTATCCACCTGACTTTTCCACTTACGTTGAGGAGGCGAAGCTTTCAAAACCTCTGTGTGGTAGATCCAGACCCGGCCATTTCCGCGGGGTGTGCACGGTGGTCACAAAGCTCTTCAACATTGTAAAACCACACAGGGCGTATTTCGGTCAAAAGGATGCACAGCAGTTCAGAGTGCTGAGACGAATGGTGAGGGACCTGAACATGGATGTTGAGATGATAGAGTGTCCCATAGTGAGAGAACCAGACGGTCTTGCAATGAGTTCGAGAAACGTCTATCTCACGGCCGAAGAAAGAAAGCAGGCTCTTGCCCTGTATCAGTCTTTGAAGATCGCAGAAAATCTTTTTTTGAACGGTGAAAGGGATGCTACTCGAATAAAGGAAGAAATGATCAAATATCTGTCCAAGTTCAACAAGGTAAGAATAGACTACGTAGAGATCGTGGATGAAGAAACGCTCGAGTCGGTTGAGAAGATCGATCGGAAAGTGATTGTTGCAGTTGCCGCCTGGGTTGGGAAAGCAAGATTGATAGACAACACGATATTGGGGTGATCCACCGTGAAGCGGTTCCTCGTGATCTCCGACTCGCACGTTCCTGTACGAATGTCAGGTCTTCCCGATGAGATCGTAAACGCTTTGAAAGAATACGACGGAGTGATAGGACTTGGGGACTACGTGGATCTCGATACGGTGATTCTCTTGGAAAAACTTTCCAGGGAATTCTATGGAGTTCACGGAAACATGGATTATCCGGATGTAAAGGAGCACCTTTCGTTTTCTAAGGTGCTCCTTATGGAGAGTGTGACCATCGGAATGTGCCACGGCTGGGGCGCTCCCTGGAACCTGAAAGAACGTCTCCTCAGAGTATTCAACGAAAAGCCGAAGGTGATTTTGTTTGGACACACGCACGAACCTGAAGACACCACGAAAGCAGGAGTGAGATTTTTGAACCCCGGAAGCCTTGCTGAAGGTTCTTATGCCGTTTTAACTCTCGACGGAGGTGAAGTGAGATTCGAGTTGAAGAGACTATAAGAGAAATCGTTGAGGACATAGAAGAAACTGTAAAAGACGGCAAACTCTACGTTGCCTTCTCTGGAGGAAAGGACAGCTCCCTCGTTGCAATCCTTGCGAAGATGGCCCTCGGAAAAGAGAGGGTAGAACTTGTTACCGTTGACTGGGGACCTTATACCTACGAGAGGTCCAGACAGATCGTCCGAAACTTCGCTGAAAAGTACGGGTTGAAACACACCTTCATCTCGTCAAATGGACTTCAGGAGAAGGTTTGGAGGTATGGACCTTCCTGCAATGCCTGTACGAGGAACGTGAAGACACACCTTGTGAAAGCGTACGCGGGTAAACATCTTGTTGCAAGCGGTGCCAATGCCTCGGACAGCTGGGGAAAAGCGGGCCTGAAGGTCTTCGATGGGGTTTACTCACCCCTTTACAGAGTAGGAAAAGCCGAGATAAACGCTATGTTGGAACACCTCGGTATAGAGGTGAAAAAGATAGGAGAATCTGCTGGAAGAGAAGGCTGCAAGCTTAAGCATCTTTTGAAGATGCTCATAAATCCGAATTATCATGGAAAAGCGGTCTCGGTGGCAAACGAGATCCTTCTGAACATACTTGAAGAACACAACTTCACGCCAGAACTCGCCAACGTGAAGATCGCGGGACCCCTTTCCAGAAACGTCGCACTGGTGAACGTGAAACCTCTTCCACCTGGGAAGATCGTCGAAAAGATCGTCGAGAGACTCTCAAGAGAAGAAACGATAGATGAAGTGGTGGTTGTCGACAAACCCATTAAACTTTTCGTTCTTGCGAATCCCGCGATCTACAGAAATGAGGCGTCAAGAAAGTGGGTGAAAGAGGGCAGGCTTCAGCCGGAGTTTGCTTTCCCCATAGAAGTGGAGTGGAAAGAATCCAGGAACAACAGGTTGAGAACCTTCCAGGTGATCGATTACAGGAAGGAGTGAAACGATGGCGTTCAGATGCCCGCTTCTTCTCTTTTTGAGAAAAATCTTCAGGTTCAAAAGAAAGCCGAGGTTCATAGTGAAGAAGAACTGAGTACGACGGCATTTTCCA
The sequence above is a segment of the Thermotoga sp. genome. Coding sequences within it:
- the lexA gene encoding transcriptional repressor LexA, which produces MRDLTQKQRSVLLFIEEFIEKNGYPPSVREIARRFRITPRGAQLHLIALEKKGYLERKSGKPRALKVVRRIRNRVPLIGEVRAGEKREAVEYLEDYMDVPSAFLSPGYEHFLLRVKGESMIEEHICDGDLVLVRRQSWAQNGDIVAAMVEGEVTLKKFFQKGEMVELRPANREMTSMCFQAEKVRILGKVVGVFRKL
- a CDS encoding anti-sigma factor antagonist: MFPYKIMDGVVILMPNKELNIENAHLFKKWVFDEFLNKGYNKILLMLSDVESIDSFSLGVIVNILKSVNSMGGFFALISPNEKVERVLSITNLDRIVKIYDTISEAMEEVLRK
- the rpiB gene encoding ribose 5-phosphate isomerase B; this translates as MKIAIASDHAAFELKEKVKNYLQNKSIEVLDHGTHSEESVDYPDYAKKVVCSVLSNEVDYGILLCGTGLGMSIAANRYRGIRAALCLFPEMAKLARSHNNANVLVLPGRLIGPELAFWIVDTFLSTPFDGGRHERRIRKIDEV
- a CDS encoding 50S ribosomal protein L11 methyltransferase; translation: MRFRELVFPLRMKEEELLERFYQEEFFCFVIEEDKRGNRLLKVYLQEWETLPSFLSNWKPLNEKVTTPKDWTVELEPFEIVEGVVIDPTEKMVRRDKIVVKLSPGIAFGTGLHPTTQMSVFFLKRYLRENSRVLDVGCGTGILAIISKKLGASFVMAVDVDEQAVEIAKENAWKNNVDMIVKRSDLLIEVEGVFDLVVSNILAEIHLKLLEDVNRVTHEESVLILSGIVDTKEDIVREKAREKGWSLLERKQEREWVTLVMKRS
- a CDS encoding DUF501 domain-containing protein; the protein is MGDPRDEKIVEWQLGRKITNMRRVAFRCPHGYPVVIESFPIKDGKPFPTLYWLTCPHLKKEVSKLEAQGYIKKFEEKLERERELQQRMKKAHIEIIKKRAELLPKDHPFHELLIKVGSGGIRNFTKLKCLHLHLADYLAGVNNPIGEMVWNLVERKFCEEILCKSGEARK
- the panC gene encoding pantoate--beta-alanine ligase — encoded protein: MKIIETVEEMKRFSEEMRERKKTIGFVPTMGYLHEGHLSLVKRARAENDVVVVSIFVNPTQFGPSEDYERYPRDFERDRRLLEKENVDCVFHPSVEEMYPPDFSTYVEEAKLSKPLCGRSRPGHFRGVCTVVTKLFNIVKPHRAYFGQKDAQQFRVLRRMVRDLNMDVEMIECPIVREPDGLAMSSRNVYLTAEERKQALALYQSLKIAENLFLNGERDATRIKEEMIKYLSKFNKVRIDYVEIVDEETLESVEKIDRKVIVAVAAWVGKARLIDNTILG
- a CDS encoding metallophosphoesterase encodes the protein MKRFLVISDSHVPVRMSGLPDEIVNALKEYDGVIGLGDYVDLDTVILLEKLSREFYGVHGNMDYPDVKEHLSFSKVLLMESVTIGMCHGWGAPWNLKERLLRVFNEKPKVILFGHTHEPEDTTKAGVRFLNPGSLAEGSYAVLTLDGGEVRFELKRL
- a CDS encoding ExsB family protein yields the protein MREIVEDIEETVKDGKLYVAFSGGKDSSLVAILAKMALGKERVELVTVDWGPYTYERSRQIVRNFAEKYGLKHTFISSNGLQEKVWRYGPSCNACTRNVKTHLVKAYAGKHLVASGANASDSWGKAGLKVFDGVYSPLYRVGKAEINAMLEHLGIEVKKIGESAGREGCKLKHLLKMLINPNYHGKAVSVANEILLNILEEHNFTPELANVKIAGPLSRNVALVNVKPLPPGKIVEKIVERLSREETIDEVVVVDKPIKLFVLANPAIYRNEASRKWVKEGRLQPEFAFPIEVEWKESRNNRLRTFQVIDYRKE